In Candidatus Sedimenticola sp. (ex Thyasira tokunagai), the following proteins share a genomic window:
- the soeA gene encoding sulfite dehydrogenase subunit SoeA, whose protein sequence is MQDPTTQSDRDIGSVEVKETTCYMCACRCGIRVTLRDGEIRHIEGNPTHPHNQGVICAKGSSGIMKQYSPARITKPLLRKPGAERGTSDFEEISWEKAFGIMEERLAKIRADDPKKFALCTGRDQMQALTGMFAKQFGTPNYSAHGGFCSVNMAAGMIYSIGGSFWEFGGPDLERAKLFVMIGTAEDHDSNPLKIHLSKFKRRGGKFISINPIRSGYSAIADEWVPIKPGTDGALMMALIHQLIKQGLYDREFLIQYTNSAELVINDESRDDHGLFKRFEMHVEEGCFDPENKLWWDRDLDREISTHTPGVDPRLLGEFELGDGTPVKPAFQLLKERVEEYTPEWAEGITGIPTETIIRLAHEMGVTARDHQIELPIQWVDCWDNTHESVKGNPVAFHAMRGLAAHSNGFQSIRALSILMTLLGTIDRPGGFRHKAPFPRPIPPCPKPPNGPDGVQPNTPLDGMPLGWPSKPEDLFIDDEGKPVRLDKAFSWEYPLSVHGLMHNAITNAWRGDPYKIDTMLLFMANMAWNSSMNTASVREMLVDKEENGEYKIPFLIVCDAFQSETVAFADLVLPDTTYLERHDALSMLDRPISEYSGPVDSVRIPVVPRTGECRPFQEVVIELGSRLGLPAFVKEDGSRKYRDYPDFITNYETSPGSGIGFLAGWRGKGGEKFLKGEPNPRQWEMYQKNGCVYHHELPKSYQYMRNWNKGYLQWARAHGMTRYAEPITIHLYSEVLQKFRLAAQGKRAGRQPPDHLRKRIETHFDPLPFYSETLLSRLSDTHDYPLNALTQRPMAMYHSWDSLNAWLRQIHTHNYLFVNPQLAKTKGIEDGDWIWVESPTGKVRCMCRYSEAVEPGTVWTWNAIGKAPGAWGLSPKANESQKGFLLNHLIPEELPPCDAGDHLSNSDPVTGQAAWFDVRVKIYKAESGEPEQTSPQFNLQRLLPGQKGRHGRWQAYFAGIFRRKAGIEK, encoded by the coding sequence ATGCAGGATCCAACAACTCAGTCCGATCGTGACATTGGCAGTGTAGAGGTCAAGGAGACCACGTGCTATATGTGCGCCTGCCGTTGTGGCATCCGGGTGACCTTGCGCGATGGCGAAATCCGCCATATCGAGGGTAATCCCACTCATCCCCATAACCAGGGGGTGATCTGCGCCAAGGGCTCCTCCGGCATTATGAAGCAGTACTCGCCGGCACGTATCACCAAACCGCTGCTGCGCAAGCCCGGTGCCGAGCGTGGTACCTCGGATTTCGAAGAGATCTCCTGGGAGAAGGCTTTCGGTATCATGGAGGAGCGTCTGGCAAAGATTCGTGCCGATGATCCTAAGAAGTTTGCCCTCTGTACCGGTCGTGACCAGATGCAGGCCCTCACCGGCATGTTCGCCAAGCAGTTCGGTACGCCCAATTATTCAGCCCATGGTGGCTTCTGTTCGGTCAATATGGCCGCCGGCATGATCTACTCCATCGGCGGCTCCTTCTGGGAGTTCGGCGGCCCGGATCTTGAACGCGCCAAGCTGTTTGTGATGATAGGCACCGCCGAAGATCACGATTCCAATCCGCTGAAGATCCACCTCTCCAAATTCAAACGTCGCGGCGGCAAGTTCATCTCCATCAACCCGATCCGTAGCGGCTACTCGGCCATCGCCGATGAGTGGGTGCCGATCAAACCGGGTACCGACGGTGCCCTGATGATGGCGCTGATTCACCAGTTGATTAAACAGGGGCTTTACGATCGCGAATTTCTCATTCAGTACACCAACTCCGCAGAGCTGGTGATCAATGATGAGAGTCGCGATGACCATGGCCTCTTCAAACGTTTTGAGATGCATGTCGAAGAGGGGTGTTTCGATCCTGAAAACAAGCTCTGGTGGGATCGTGACCTGGATAGAGAGATATCCACTCATACTCCCGGTGTCGATCCGCGCCTGCTTGGGGAGTTTGAGCTGGGGGATGGCACCCCGGTAAAGCCCGCTTTCCAACTGTTGAAGGAGCGGGTGGAGGAGTATACCCCGGAGTGGGCCGAGGGGATCACCGGCATACCGACAGAGACCATTATCCGCCTCGCCCACGAGATGGGCGTTACCGCCCGTGATCACCAGATTGAGCTGCCGATCCAATGGGTCGACTGCTGGGACAACACCCACGAATCGGTGAAGGGTAACCCGGTGGCCTTCCACGCTATGCGTGGTCTCGCTGCTCACTCCAACGGTTTCCAGTCGATCCGTGCCTTGAGCATCCTGATGACCCTGCTCGGTACCATCGATCGGCCGGGCGGTTTCCGTCACAAGGCGCCTTTCCCGCGCCCGATTCCCCCTTGCCCCAAGCCGCCCAACGGTCCCGATGGTGTGCAGCCGAATACGCCTCTCGATGGCATGCCTCTGGGTTGGCCCTCCAAGCCGGAGGATCTCTTTATCGATGACGAGGGCAAACCGGTACGGCTCGACAAGGCGTTCTCCTGGGAGTACCCGCTGTCGGTTCACGGGTTGATGCATAATGCCATCACCAATGCCTGGCGGGGTGACCCCTACAAGATCGACACCATGCTGCTGTTTATGGCCAACATGGCGTGGAACTCATCGATGAATACCGCCAGTGTGCGGGAGATGCTGGTGGATAAGGAGGAGAACGGCGAATACAAGATCCCGTTCCTTATCGTCTGTGACGCCTTTCAGTCGGAGACCGTGGCGTTTGCCGACCTGGTGCTGCCCGATACCACCTATCTGGAGCGCCACGACGCCCTCTCGATGCTCGACCGGCCGATCTCTGAATATAGCGGGCCGGTGGATTCGGTACGTATTCCGGTGGTGCCACGCACCGGCGAGTGCCGACCGTTCCAGGAGGTGGTGATTGAACTGGGCAGCCGCCTCGGTCTCCCCGCCTTTGTTAAGGAGGACGGCTCACGCAAGTATCGCGACTACCCCGATTTCATCACCAACTACGAGACCTCCCCCGGTTCCGGTATCGGTTTCCTCGCCGGTTGGCGCGGTAAAGGGGGTGAGAAGTTCCTCAAGGGTGAGCCCAATCCAAGACAGTGGGAGATGTACCAGAAGAACGGCTGCGTCTATCACCATGAGCTGCCCAAGTCTTACCAATACATGCGTAACTGGAATAAAGGCTATCTGCAGTGGGCCCGCGCTCACGGCATGACCCGTTACGCCGAGCCGATCACTATCCATCTCTACTCCGAGGTGTTGCAGAAGTTTCGTCTGGCGGCACAGGGTAAACGTGCGGGACGGCAGCCGCCGGACCATCTGCGCAAGCGCATCGAGACCCATTTTGATCCGTTGCCGTTCTACAGTGAAACGCTGCTGTCACGGCTGTCGGACACCCACGACTATCCCCTCAACGCCCTCACCCAGCGACCGATGGCGATGTATCACTCGTGGGACTCTCTCAACGCCTGGTTGCGTCAGATTCATACTCACAACTACCTCTTCGTCAACCCGCAACTGGCCAAGACCAAGGGGATTGAGGATGGTGACTGGATCTGGGTCGAGTCGCCCACCGGTAAGGTGCGCTGCATGTGCCGCTACTCCGAGGCGGTGGAGCCGGGCACGGTGTGGACCTGGAACGCCATCGGCAAGGCACCGGGTGCCTGGGGTTTGTCACCCAAGGCCAATGAGTCCCAGAAAGGGTTTCTGCTAAACCACCTGATTCCGGAAGAGCTGCCCCCCTGTGATGCGGGGGACCACCTCTCCAACTCCGATCCCGTCACCGGCCAGGCGGCCTGGTTCGATGTACGGGTGAAGATCTACAAGGCGGAGTCGGGTGAGCCGGAGCAGACTTCTCCACAGTTTAATCTGCAGAGGTTGCTGCCGGGACAGAAAGGGCGTCATGGTCGCTGGCAGGCCTACTTTGCCGGCATCTTTCGGCGCAAGGCGGGGATAGAAAAATGA
- the soeC gene encoding sulfite dehydrogenase subunit SoeC: MHPAFSVIFLTTLIGVGQGLFLALYTGQVYSLANLLPAQASQGFYALGSFVALVFLVAGLLASFFHLGHPERAWRAAAKWRTSWLSREVIVLPTFMGLVFLYAGIHYLEWTGPLFTVSDTLPVDLTLIIGFLAGLAAFALYICTAMIYAGVKFLKEWHSPLTVANYTFLGLASGFMLAAAFSAYGGTDLVAFFGTWAVIFTFAGALSRAASLLRNRGLRHKLNLTSAIGVRHQQMAQLTQGFMGGSFNTREFFHGKRPALLKMIKFTFLLLVFPLPVAMMATAYFLESASLPIGAFVVQYIGLLAERWYFFAESRHPQNLYYQSMA, encoded by the coding sequence ATGCATCCGGCATTTTCAGTTATTTTTCTTACCACCCTGATCGGTGTTGGTCAGGGTCTGTTTTTGGCGCTCTATACGGGGCAGGTCTATAGCCTTGCCAACCTGCTGCCGGCACAGGCGAGTCAGGGCTTCTACGCTCTCGGCAGCTTTGTGGCGCTGGTTTTTCTGGTTGCCGGGCTGCTCGCCTCATTCTTCCATCTGGGACATCCCGAGCGGGCGTGGCGGGCCGCCGCCAAATGGCGCACCTCCTGGCTCTCTCGCGAGGTGATTGTGCTGCCGACTTTTATGGGGCTGGTGTTCCTCTACGCGGGGATTCACTACCTGGAGTGGACCGGGCCGCTGTTCACTGTTTCCGACACATTGCCGGTGGATCTGACCCTGATTATCGGTTTTCTTGCCGGCCTGGCGGCATTTGCACTCTATATCTGCACCGCCATGATCTATGCCGGAGTGAAGTTTCTCAAGGAGTGGCACTCACCGCTGACAGTGGCCAACTACACTTTTCTTGGCCTCGCCTCCGGCTTTATGTTGGCAGCTGCTTTCTCCGCCTACGGCGGTACTGATCTTGTGGCCTTTTTCGGCACCTGGGCGGTGATCTTCACCTTTGCGGGCGCGCTCTCCCGCGCTGCATCGCTGCTAAGGAACCGCGGTCTGCGCCATAAACTCAACCTGACTTCAGCCATCGGCGTGCGTCACCAGCAGATGGCTCAGTTGACTCAGGGGTTTATGGGTGGCTCCTTTAACACCCGTGAGTTCTTTCATGGTAAGAGACCGGCACTGCTGAAAATGATCAAGTTCACTTTTCTGTTGCTGGTCTTTCCGCTACCCGTGGCGATGATGGCCACCGCCTATTTTCTCGAGTCGGCCTCTCTGCCCATCGGTGCTTTTGTGGTGCAGTACATTGGGCTGTTGGCTGAGCGCTGGTACTTTTTTGCCGAGTCGCGTCATCCACAGAATCTCTACTATCAATCCATGGCCTGA
- a CDS encoding 4Fe-4S dicluster domain-containing protein produces MTQLALVIDLNVCVGCHACVTSCKQWNTSGWAGPLPDQRPYDEDPSGVFFNRVQTYEIGCFPNTETLHFPKSCLHCEDPPCVPVCPTGASYKREDNGVVLVDYDKCIGCKYCSWACPYGAREFDEFNRVMKKCTLCIDRVTDMTLPESERKPACVLACPTSARIFGDVHDPDSDASKAIREEGGYQLQPEWGTQPANHYLPRRKQRIHISEDELVRSDNPLRKEEELPYDQGETLDDVAW; encoded by the coding sequence ATGACGCAACTCGCACTGGTTATCGATCTCAATGTCTGCGTTGGCTGTCACGCTTGTGTCACCAGCTGTAAACAGTGGAATACATCCGGTTGGGCCGGCCCGCTGCCGGATCAACGCCCCTATGACGAAGACCCCTCCGGTGTCTTCTTCAACCGGGTTCAGACCTATGAAATAGGCTGCTTTCCCAATACCGAGACACTCCACTTTCCCAAGTCGTGTCTGCACTGCGAGGATCCCCCATGCGTGCCGGTCTGTCCTACCGGGGCGAGCTACAAGCGTGAGGACAACGGCGTGGTGCTGGTGGATTACGACAAGTGTATCGGTTGTAAGTACTGCTCCTGGGCCTGCCCGTACGGTGCCCGTGAGTTTGATGAGTTCAACCGGGTGATGAAGAAGTGCACCCTCTGTATCGATCGTGTTACCGATATGACGTTGCCTGAATCGGAGCGCAAGCCGGCCTGTGTGTTGGCCTGTCCCACCAGTGCCCGTATCTTCGGTGATGTCCACGACCCCGATTCAGACGCCTCAAAGGCGATTCGCGAAGAGGGCGGCTATCAGCTGCAGCCGGAGTGGGGTACCCAGCCTGCCAATCACTATCTGCCGCGGCGCAAGCAGCGCATACATATCAGTGAAGATGAACTGGTGCGCTCTGATAATCCGCTGCGGAAAGAAGAGGAGCTGCCATACGATCAGGGCGAAACCCTGGACGATGTGGCTTGGTAA
- a CDS encoding phospholipid carrier-dependent glycosyltransferase has translation MRGILRSEEPGQRAVKQNSHRGSQKLSTDRKEKLITIVALALLGAFVLQALLSAEQKSPTMDEQNHIARGYAYLRTGDLRLSREHPPLVNTISALPLLIIRPQLPTDHPSWVSANWYAFADKLLWHATDADGQPIAAQKIVNWARVTIVLLGLFLGIGVYAWAAELHGSVAGLLALALYVFSPNILAHTRLATNDLGLACFIFLALYTFWRFMTGPTVIGMFVTGVALGLALAAKFSAVILLPIFALLVMIHVWRRPLGPTRPPWWHALEWEWALYLVAMVVIGLAVVWSIYGLERGPLSDGGVTLPMPSYWNGLRAIFERTEVSESSIS, from the coding sequence GTGAGAGGTATCCTGCGATCAGAGGAACCGGGGCAACGGGCGGTAAAGCAAAACTCTCATAGAGGGAGTCAAAAGTTGAGCACCGACAGAAAAGAGAAACTGATCACTATCGTTGCTCTGGCCTTGTTGGGTGCATTCGTCTTGCAGGCACTCCTTAGCGCCGAACAAAAGTCGCCCACAATGGACGAGCAGAACCATATCGCCCGGGGTTATGCCTACCTGCGCACCGGCGACCTCCGTCTGAGCCGCGAGCACCCGCCGCTGGTCAACACGATCAGTGCCCTGCCGTTGCTGATCATTCGGCCTCAACTCCCCACCGATCATCCCTCGTGGGTCTCGGCCAACTGGTACGCTTTTGCCGACAAACTGTTGTGGCACGCGACCGATGCCGATGGTCAGCCCATTGCGGCACAGAAAATCGTCAACTGGGCGCGGGTGACGATCGTTCTGTTGGGGCTGTTTCTGGGCATCGGTGTCTACGCTTGGGCAGCGGAACTACACGGGTCAGTAGCCGGCCTGCTGGCACTGGCGCTCTATGTTTTTTCGCCCAACATCCTGGCGCACACCCGCTTGGCAACCAACGATCTGGGCTTGGCTTGCTTTATCTTTTTGGCTCTGTACACCTTTTGGCGATTCATGACCGGACCGACGGTAATTGGCATGTTCGTTACTGGGGTGGCCTTGGGGCTGGCACTGGCCGCCAAGTTCTCGGCCGTCATCCTGCTGCCGATCTTTGCTTTACTCGTCATGATACATGTCTGGCGTAGGCCGCTTGGGCCTACCCGCCCACCCTGGTGGCACGCACTTGAGTGGGAATGGGCGCTGTACTTGGTGGCCATGGTTGTCATCGGACTGGCCGTGGTATGGAGCATCTATGGACTGGAGCGCGGCCCTCTAAGCGATGGCGGAGTGACCCTGCCTATGCCCTCTTACTGGAACGGCCTTAGGGCCATCTTTGAGCGCACCGAGGTAAGCGAGTCTTCGATTTCGTGA
- a CDS encoding GtrA family protein encodes MVNPGSLLQVGRFGVVGILATGVHGLALYMFVEWVSLLPVIANSCAFLIAVVVSYVGHYRWTFNVTTAHVGTFTKFFILASSGFLLNALIMEVTTNIAGLHYFIGFAIIVLTVPAATFVVGRFWVFR; translated from the coding sequence GTGGTTAATCCTGGATCACTACTGCAGGTTGGCCGTTTCGGGGTTGTTGGTATCCTAGCGACTGGCGTGCATGGGCTGGCACTCTATATGTTTGTGGAGTGGGTGTCATTGCTCCCGGTGATTGCGAACTCATGTGCCTTTCTGATTGCGGTGGTAGTCAGTTATGTCGGGCACTATCGCTGGACATTCAACGTCACTACAGCTCATGTGGGTACCTTTACAAAGTTTTTTATCCTGGCTTCATCTGGATTTTTGTTGAACGCACTTATTATGGAAGTTACGACAAATATTGCCGGACTCCATTATTTTATTGGATTCGCCATCATTGTTTTAACTGTGCCAGCGGCAACATTCGTGGTGGGGCGCTTCTGGGTATTTCGATAG
- a CDS encoding glycosyltransferase family 87 protein: MLQLNKVIEDAKAKYISSNKKASSVTGSLNNQRSIDYLAVFSTIFGMVCLGYLVWVILVNQHLDVDFKYIWLSGHLWGIGASPYGHAYVQQGQLLFDDFNNNPFFYPPNWWMISTFLSMFEYHTALNIWRWFNLSLIVLSSLTLRAGMANAGVNITWASMMLYTGLVALMQSTFRALILGQTSILIYFGFCVLIYGVISKKNSWAAVGFCLLLLKPHIGLVFMAALLVFHEHHRSLLFAVSITFLMALPSLLFPDPVNMINEYLVGLSMYGNDIYNMHNNISGLSNIIYRLTKIEIPSMAISIGALWFTFGVAMIINGQEFSGKNWRRNKSVAALVMGASMAGIFIPMHLNDLLFISPVILLTVMFAGEFQLLFLVPFLMVTRAYDLAWMAEKIIGQKGGVYIDWITVVNLAFAVMLLLVIMLIRSNVSKSK; this comes from the coding sequence GTGCTACAGCTTAATAAAGTAATTGAAGATGCTAAAGCTAAGTATATTTCTTCAAATAAGAAAGCCTCGTCAGTTACAGGCTCGTTGAATAATCAGCGTTCAATTGACTATTTAGCTGTTTTCTCAACTATTTTCGGAATGGTTTGTCTGGGGTATTTGGTTTGGGTGATATTAGTCAACCAGCATCTTGACGTTGATTTCAAATATATCTGGCTATCTGGTCATTTATGGGGTATTGGGGCGAGCCCATATGGTCATGCTTATGTACAGCAAGGCCAATTGCTATTTGATGACTTTAATAATAATCCGTTTTTCTATCCACCCAATTGGTGGATGATTTCAACATTTCTCTCGATGTTTGAATATCACACAGCCTTAAATATTTGGCGATGGTTTAATCTTTCCTTGATTGTCCTGTCAAGCCTGACTCTTCGTGCTGGTATGGCAAATGCAGGCGTTAACATTACTTGGGCATCGATGATGCTCTACACCGGGTTAGTGGCGTTGATGCAATCAACTTTTAGGGCACTGATCCTTGGGCAAACGTCAATCCTGATATATTTCGGTTTTTGTGTACTTATCTATGGTGTGATTTCAAAGAAGAACTCATGGGCAGCGGTTGGGTTTTGTCTGTTACTGCTTAAACCTCATATTGGGCTCGTGTTTATGGCAGCCTTATTGGTCTTTCATGAACACCACAGATCGTTGTTATTTGCAGTTTCAATCACATTCTTGATGGCGCTTCCATCACTACTATTTCCTGATCCTGTAAATATGATAAATGAATATCTGGTCGGATTGTCCATGTATGGAAACGATATTTACAACATGCACAATAACATTTCTGGGCTATCAAATATTATATACAGACTGACAAAAATAGAGATACCCAGTATGGCTATAAGCATTGGTGCATTATGGTTTACCTTTGGTGTTGCTATGATAATTAATGGCCAGGAGTTTTCAGGTAAAAATTGGAGGCGAAATAAAAGCGTTGCGGCACTGGTCATGGGTGCATCTATGGCTGGAATATTTATTCCAATGCATTTAAATGATCTATTGTTTATTTCTCCCGTTATTCTTCTTACAGTAATGTTTGCAGGTGAATTTCAATTACTCTTTTTAGTGCCTTTCTTGATGGTGACGAGAGCTTACGATTTGGCGTGGATGGCAGAAAAAATCATTGGTCAAAAGGGAGGGGTGTATATCGACTGGATTACAGTAGTAAATTTAGCATTCGCTGTGATGCTTTTATTGGTGATAATGCTAATTAGATCAAATGTAAGTAAATCAAAGTAG
- a CDS encoding glycosyltransferase family 87 protein has protein sequence MIKDEKLAQAFLNPPWALSIMAPVLVFDFTVARFLWIILNAAFIYLTIILIFNSLHGGDSSRTIDLMLGSLFLPSVWTIWMGQITLFLTVCFAAAFVCHDEGSHHTGRIDFYSTDA, from the coding sequence GTGATTAAAGATGAAAAATTAGCCCAGGCTTTCTTGAATCCACCTTGGGCTCTTTCAATTATGGCGCCGGTGCTGGTTTTTGATTTTACGGTTGCGAGGTTTCTCTGGATTATACTTAATGCTGCATTTATCTATCTGACGATTATTTTGATATTCAATAGCTTACATGGAGGAGATTCAAGTAGAACGATAGATTTAATGTTGGGTTCTCTTTTCTTACCATCCGTATGGACGATATGGATGGGTCAGATCACTCTCTTTCTGACAGTCTGTTTTGCTGCCGCATTCGTCTGCCATGATGAAGGGTCGCACCATACTGGCAGGATTGATTTTTATTCCACTGACGCTTAA
- a CDS encoding glycosyltransferase family 87 protein, with protein sequence MPMGVFMRRQGGKDWLPLSAWFLYRLPYAVIVGVLIGFLVTVITAEGASTLAGRLGGDYPAFYGAGRIIADGDWENLYNIGRQADEQKPLLGAGKVLYFAYPPYAALPFGLLAKLEYRWSYLLYTLILFGALLLALHLLRTLSNYVVNHYWQLVGWALLFYPLFKAIGGGQNSSITLLLLVGAWWGVEHDSPYLSGFLIGLLLYKPHFALPMIALFLIAGHWRVAAASVATALCLYGISAWMLGEDWLFQWSDQVLFFATEDARVNPYQNVSWHGFLAGLFGVGISVTIAGIACSVMTFVYLGWSWWQLRGSDIDLRMALAVPGVLLITPHTMYYDAALILVPLIVLADRGTPHMGLRVFLVFVAGIGHYVAPTIGFSTLVFAVLATAWWSINATASQRSCAVLGGAGSDGE encoded by the coding sequence ATGCCTATGGGGGTCTTCATGAGGCGGCAGGGTGGTAAAGACTGGTTACCGCTCTCGGCCTGGTTTCTTTATCGGCTGCCCTATGCTGTTATAGTAGGAGTGCTTATCGGCTTTTTGGTCACGGTAATCACTGCAGAGGGAGCATCCACGTTGGCAGGCCGGCTCGGTGGGGACTATCCGGCTTTCTATGGTGCGGGACGAATTATTGCTGATGGTGATTGGGAGAACCTCTACAATATCGGACGACAGGCGGATGAACAGAAGCCTCTGCTGGGTGCTGGTAAAGTTCTATATTTTGCTTATCCCCCGTACGCCGCGCTGCCTTTCGGGCTATTGGCCAAGTTAGAGTATCGCTGGTCCTATCTCCTCTATACGCTGATTCTTTTCGGTGCCTTGTTGTTGGCACTACATCTGCTACGTACGCTCTCGAACTATGTGGTGAACCACTATTGGCAGCTGGTCGGTTGGGCGTTGCTCTTCTACCCTCTGTTCAAAGCGATTGGTGGCGGCCAAAACAGTTCCATCACGTTGCTGCTTCTGGTTGGAGCCTGGTGGGGGGTGGAACATGACAGCCCCTATCTCTCAGGATTTCTTATTGGCTTGCTCCTCTATAAGCCTCATTTCGCCTTGCCGATGATAGCCCTGTTTCTGATTGCGGGACATTGGCGTGTCGCTGCAGCAAGCGTAGCGACCGCACTCTGCCTCTATGGAATCAGTGCCTGGATGTTGGGGGAAGATTGGCTGTTTCAATGGAGTGATCAGGTACTATTCTTTGCTACGGAAGATGCTAGGGTAAACCCTTATCAGAACGTTTCATGGCACGGCTTCCTTGCAGGGCTATTTGGTGTTGGCATTAGTGTGACTATTGCTGGAATCGCCTGCTCGGTCATGACCTTCGTCTACCTGGGGTGGAGCTGGTGGCAATTGAGAGGCAGCGATATAGATTTACGGATGGCTCTTGCCGTGCCTGGAGTCCTATTGATAACGCCCCATACGATGTACTACGACGCCGCCCTGATTCTGGTTCCGTTGATTGTGCTGGCTGACCGCGGCACACCGCATATGGGGCTGCGCGTGTTCTTGGTGTTTGTGGCAGGTATTGGCCACTATGTTGCGCCCACTATCGGCTTTTCGACGCTAGTTTTTGCGGTATTGGCCACCGCTTGGTGGTCGATCAATGCCACCGCCTCTCAGCGAAGCTGTGCGGTGCTGGGCGGTGCAGGTTCCGATGGGGAGTGA
- a CDS encoding glycosyltransferase family 87 protein, whose translation MKRLINRWERDANFRIIVLILAITLFGIILLSSQSREMQWENHPSDFGTRDFVAFWSAFHTLNDGNNPYSLSEIYPFQSHVIADEGSVQAFLNPPWSLAVLAPILAFDFNEARFLWIALNILFVYITTFIISSYLHGDKSGKSNLFLAGLLFLPSLWALWYGQLSIFLTACFVGAFSATLKGRGKLAGLLFIPLTIKPHLFLVVGIVLIIYILRKKYIDLLVSFIAGFSALQLVTYFLYPQLYANWISMEFSPLISKTASLVTLLRESIVSISGVLIDWPVVAVPMVGLVVSTPWFIKRLADSELELLIPASLCISLGIAPYVMPYDFSLLLICQTTLLIFMNRVDADNSIRLEIAFMLIGLQLAIIVVGSLIQGLQYYFWIPWAMLVIWFRSLRLLNNGKVRLFYYSQQRTQ comes from the coding sequence ATGAAAAGATTGATTAATCGATGGGAGAGAGACGCCAATTTTCGCATCATAGTTCTGATTCTTGCAATCACACTCTTTGGTATCATCCTGTTGAGTTCCCAGTCACGTGAGATGCAATGGGAAAATCATCCATCCGATTTTGGAACGCGGGATTTTGTTGCCTTTTGGTCAGCATTTCATACGCTCAATGACGGAAACAATCCCTACTCTTTATCGGAGATCTACCCGTTTCAAAGTCATGTCATTGCAGATGAAGGCTCAGTGCAGGCTTTCTTGAATCCGCCCTGGAGTCTGGCGGTTCTTGCGCCGATTCTTGCCTTTGATTTCAATGAAGCACGATTCCTCTGGATAGCTTTAAATATCCTCTTTGTCTACATAACAACTTTTATTATCTCAAGTTATTTGCATGGTGACAAATCAGGAAAATCAAATTTATTTTTGGCTGGGCTTCTATTTCTCCCTTCGTTATGGGCTCTCTGGTATGGGCAGCTTTCCATTTTTTTAACTGCCTGTTTTGTCGGTGCGTTCTCAGCTACTCTGAAGGGACGTGGTAAGTTGGCAGGGTTGCTTTTCATTCCACTGACAATAAAGCCCCACCTCTTTCTGGTTGTGGGTATTGTTCTTATAATTTACATTCTACGTAAAAAATATATAGATCTTCTTGTTAGCTTTATAGCCGGTTTCAGTGCGCTTCAATTGGTAACCTATTTTCTCTACCCCCAATTATATGCCAATTGGATAAGTATGGAGTTTTCACCGTTAATATCAAAAACAGCAAGTCTGGTTACTCTTCTTCGAGAGAGTATAGTGTCTATATCCGGAGTTTTAATAGATTGGCCGGTAGTTGCTGTCCCAATGGTCGGCTTAGTTGTCTCGACTCCCTGGTTTATAAAACGCCTTGCTGATAGTGAGCTGGAATTGTTGATTCCAGCATCACTCTGTATTTCGTTGGGAATAGCTCCTTATGTTATGCCCTACGACTTTTCACTGTTGTTGATATGCCAGACAACTCTGCTGATCTTTATGAATAGAGTAGATGCTGACAATTCAATAAGGCTGGAGATTGCTTTTATGTTGATAGGGCTCCAGTTGGCAATTATTGTAGTAGGTTCCTTAATTCAAGGTCTGCAATATTATTTCTGGATTCCCTGGGCAATGCTTGTAATCTGGTTTAGGTCATTAAGATTGTTGAATAATGGGAAAGTAAGGCTATTTTATTATTCTCAACAGCGTACACAATAG
- a CDS encoding Flp family type IVb pilin, with translation MKKLLQILRKYETGATMVEYALMVALIAVVAIAAVTFLGEEVSETFNEVGTTIDATN, from the coding sequence ATGAAAAAGCTTCTCCAGATACTACGCAAATACGAAACAGGCGCCACCATGGTCGAATACGCACTGATGGTCGCTTTGATCGCCGTCGTGGCGATTGCCGCTGTCACGTTTTTGGGGGAAGAGGTCTCCGAGACTTTCAATGAAGTAGGAACAACTATCGACGCCACCAACTGA